The Flavobacterium praedii genome window below encodes:
- a CDS encoding tetratricopeptide repeat protein produces MLKKSSIVVLILLVIFGIFSFFIVKSYSSKDNDYTEVLSFNNAFIGDKSCIKCHANEHQQWKQSDHYMSMLPANDSTVKGDFNNVTFTADGVTSKFYKKGSKYFINTEGDDGKNHDFEVIYIFGYKPLQQYLVFFPGGRMQVPRLSWDVNKKIWFNQYAGQKIPSHDWLHWTGNAQNWNTMCATCHSTNLHKNYDTKTDTYKTSYSIINVSCESCHGAGQKHFGYVNSDDYKSGEKVKGSFMKLGKKSGQLEQINTCAPCHVRASEISPKHIDSPEIMDNYIPQIPDTEYFHADGQVDDEDYIYTSFLQSKMFSKGIKCSNCHNPHSTKLKIIGNQTCTQCHVATKYDTPKHTFHTKETKGASCVNCHMPGKLYMGNDLRHDHSFRVPRPDLSVQYGTPNACSNCHKDKSEKALAEAVVKWYGPNRKYHFADDLIPGSKQDSKSEPHLTKLIIDKNTPNIIKATAAFYLGSIPNQTSLNTLLTCLNQKDAQVRYRALRSLTNFPPANWIEKVAPLLSDKVRAVRIAAADLFITLPKDQIPSQYINAFEAANTELLSYLRYQTDFSVGNIMIADYYLKLQDYKNAESFYLKGLKKDNQMNYALLNLSSLYNAVGKNDASLQMLKRALANDKNNERIYYNLALLYNEMNDKPAAEKSFAKAVELKSQNPRVYYNYGLMLNANQKYKEAEAIFLKGIKFSPSTPDLYYGLTFVYIQTGNKLKAQQTAYQLYQMDATNPNYQELFRNFGIQK; encoded by the coding sequence ATGCTTAAAAAATCATCAATAGTTGTTTTAATTCTTCTTGTTATCTTTGGAATTTTTAGTTTTTTTATTGTAAAAAGTTACAGTTCAAAAGATAATGATTACACCGAAGTTCTCTCTTTTAACAATGCTTTTATAGGAGACAAATCCTGTATAAAATGCCATGCTAATGAGCACCAGCAATGGAAACAATCCGATCATTATATGTCGATGCTTCCTGCTAATGATTCAACTGTAAAAGGGGATTTCAACAATGTGACTTTCACTGCTGATGGTGTCACCAGTAAATTTTATAAAAAAGGCTCTAAATACTTCATCAATACCGAAGGAGATGATGGTAAAAACCATGATTTTGAGGTAATCTATATCTTTGGATACAAACCTTTACAACAATATTTAGTTTTTTTTCCTGGTGGAAGAATGCAAGTTCCTCGTTTGAGTTGGGATGTCAATAAAAAAATATGGTTCAATCAATATGCTGGCCAAAAAATACCTTCGCATGATTGGTTGCATTGGACAGGAAATGCCCAAAACTGGAACACCATGTGCGCTACCTGCCATTCGACCAACTTGCACAAAAATTACGATACAAAAACTGATACCTACAAAACCAGTTATAGTATCATCAATGTAAGTTGCGAAAGTTGTCATGGAGCGGGACAAAAACACTTTGGTTATGTAAACAGCGACGATTACAAATCGGGTGAGAAAGTGAAAGGCAGTTTTATGAAATTAGGAAAAAAATCAGGGCAATTGGAACAAATCAATACCTGTGCTCCTTGTCATGTGCGAGCCTCCGAAATCAGTCCAAAACATATTGACAGTCCTGAAATTATGGACAATTATATTCCTCAAATTCCGGATACCGAGTATTTCCATGCCGATGGACAAGTCGATGACGAAGATTATATTTACACTTCATTTCTACAAAGTAAAATGTTTAGTAAAGGGATTAAATGCAGTAATTGTCATAATCCGCATAGTACCAAATTAAAAATTATTGGCAATCAAACTTGTACTCAATGTCATGTAGCTACAAAATATGATACACCAAAACATACTTTTCATACTAAGGAAACAAAAGGTGCTTCCTGTGTAAACTGTCACATGCCCGGAAAATTATACATGGGAAATGATCTGCGACACGACCATAGTTTTAGAGTGCCACGCCCTGATCTTTCCGTTCAATATGGCACTCCAAATGCATGCAGTAATTGTCATAAAGACAAATCGGAAAAAGCTTTAGCAGAAGCTGTTGTAAAATGGTATGGTCCTAATCGAAAGTATCATTTTGCAGATGATTTGATACCTGGGAGCAAACAGGATTCCAAAAGTGAGCCACATCTAACTAAATTAATAATTGACAAAAATACGCCCAATATAATTAAAGCTACAGCTGCATTTTATTTGGGAAGTATCCCAAACCAAACAAGTTTAAACACTTTATTGACTTGTTTGAACCAAAAAGATGCACAAGTAAGATATAGAGCGTTACGTTCTTTGACAAATTTTCCTCCAGCGAATTGGATTGAAAAAGTAGCTCCTTTATTGTCTGATAAAGTAAGAGCAGTTCGTATTGCAGCTGCAGATCTTTTCATAACACTGCCAAAAGACCAAATTCCTAGTCAATATATAAATGCTTTTGAAGCAGCTAATACTGAATTACTGAGCTACCTTCGGTATCAAACTGATTTCTCTGTTGGAAATATAATGATTGCCGATTATTATCTAAAGTTACAAGATTATAAAAACGCTGAATCTTTTTATTTAAAAGGGCTTAAAAAAGACAATCAGATGAATTATGCATTACTCAATTTATCCTCATTATACAATGCTGTTGGAAAAAATGACGCCTCATTGCAAATGCTAAAAAGAGCTTTGGCAAATGACAAAAACAATGAACGCATTTATTACAATTTAGCCTTATTGTATAACGAAATGAATGACAAACCCGCTGCCGAAAAATCTTTTGCAAAAGCAGTAGAACTTAAATCTCAAAATCCAAGAGTGTATTATAATTATGGATTAATGCTTAATGCCAATCAAAAATATAAAGAAGCAGAAGCTATTTTCTTAAAAGGAATTAAATTTAGTCCCAGCACACCCGATTTGTATTATGGACTTACTTTTGTTTATATACAAACGGGTAATAAGTTAAAAGCACAACAAACGGCTTATCAATTATATCAGATGGACGCAACTAATCCAAATTACCAAGAGCTGTTTAGAAATTTTGGGATACAAAAATAG
- a CDS encoding ABC transporter permease: protein MKTILFIIQKEFRQIFRDKGMLPIIFVLPLIQLLILSNAASFEVQNIKFSYIDHDHSAASRELISKFQASNSFKIVNQFDTKSEANLEMQKGNVDIILEIPTHFERNLITAKTTTLSVSINAIDGASAGVENVYISQIIGTYNQKIQSELLHYNDGLLIAPQNIATIPSFWYNNTLNYKTYMVPGILVLLVTMITLFLSSMNIVREKEIGTLEQINVTPIRKHQFIIGKLFPFWVLGLVILSIGLLIAKLVFNVPMLGSLGLIYAFTSVYLLLILGIGLFISNHTDTQQQAMFIAWFFMVIFILMSGLFTPIESMPNWAQNITLFNPIRYFVEIIRMVMLKGATFSDITTQFSIITGYAIILNTLAIFSYKKVN, encoded by the coding sequence ATGAAAACAATCCTATTCATCATCCAAAAAGAATTCAGACAAATCTTTAGAGACAAAGGAATGCTTCCCATTATATTTGTTTTACCCTTAATTCAACTCTTAATATTATCCAACGCCGCCAGTTTTGAAGTTCAAAACATCAAATTTTCTTATATCGACCACGACCATTCTGCCGCTTCAAGGGAACTCATCAGTAAATTTCAAGCCTCAAATTCCTTCAAAATAGTAAACCAATTCGACACCAAATCAGAAGCCAATCTCGAAATGCAAAAAGGAAACGTCGATATCATCCTCGAAATTCCAACCCATTTTGAACGCAACCTCATCACTGCTAAAACCACAACGCTTTCCGTAAGCATCAATGCTATTGACGGAGCTTCGGCGGGAGTTGAAAATGTCTATATCTCGCAAATCATCGGAACGTACAACCAAAAAATCCAGAGCGAACTTTTGCATTATAATGATGGTTTATTGATTGCACCACAAAATATAGCCACCATTCCTTCCTTTTGGTACAACAACACGTTGAACTATAAAACCTATATGGTGCCTGGAATTTTGGTATTATTGGTCACCATGATTACCCTTTTTCTATCATCCATGAATATCGTTCGGGAGAAAGAAATCGGTACTTTGGAGCAAATTAATGTAACTCCAATCCGAAAACACCAATTCATTATAGGCAAATTATTCCCTTTTTGGGTCCTTGGTTTGGTAATTTTAAGTATAGGTTTATTAATTGCAAAACTCGTTTTCAATGTCCCAATGTTGGGCAGTTTGGGTTTAATATATGCCTTTACTTCTGTGTATTTATTGCTTATTTTAGGCATCGGATTATTTATCTCCAACCATACAGATACCCAACAACAAGCCATGTTTATAGCTTGGTTTTTTATGGTGATTTTTATTTTAATGAGCGGATTATTCACACCCATTGAGAGTATGCCAAATTGGGCGCAAAACATTACGTTATTTAATCCCATTCGGTATTTTGTAGAAATCATCCGAATGGTAATGCTCAAAGGTGCTACATTTTCGGATATTACGACTCAATTTTCAATCATAACAGGTTATGCTATTATTCTAAATACTTTAGCTATTTTTAGTTATAAAAAAGTTAATTGA
- a CDS encoding ABC transporter permease: MKRFIGFVTKEFYHIFRDKRTMFILFGMPMVQIMLFGFAITNEINNVNIAIFDQSKDTETQQIINKISASKYFKIQNQITHETQIESVFRTGKVKAVLVFEKDFIQNLQNQKVAKVQVITDATDPNMANTITNYINAILQNYSQEINKNSKPVYQIQTQTQLYYNPELKSVFTFVPGVMTVILMLVSAMMTSISITREKEMGTMEVLLVSPIKPFQVVIGKVFPYIFLSIINATIILLLGVFVFKMPIEGSLLLLALESILFIITALSLGILISTIAQSQQTAMMFSLAGLMLPVIILSGFIFPISSMPLPLQIMSNIIPAKWFIIIIKAIMLKGATIYTIWKETLILIGMTVFFIAVSVKKYKIRLE; this comes from the coding sequence ATGAAAAGATTCATCGGTTTTGTAACAAAAGAATTCTACCACATTTTTCGGGACAAACGTACTATGTTTATTCTTTTCGGAATGCCGATGGTTCAAATCATGCTTTTTGGCTTTGCGATTACCAATGAAATCAACAATGTCAATATTGCTATTTTCGACCAATCCAAAGACACCGAAACCCAACAAATAATCAATAAAATAAGTGCATCCAAATATTTCAAAATTCAGAATCAAATCACTCATGAAACCCAAATAGAAAGCGTTTTCAGAACCGGAAAAGTAAAAGCTGTATTGGTGTTCGAAAAAGACTTTATTCAAAACCTGCAAAATCAAAAAGTAGCCAAAGTACAAGTTATCACCGATGCCACCGACCCGAATATGGCCAATACAATTACCAATTACATCAACGCCATTTTACAGAATTATTCACAAGAAATCAACAAAAACAGTAAACCTGTTTATCAAATCCAGACACAAACCCAACTTTATTACAACCCCGAACTCAAGAGTGTTTTTACTTTTGTGCCCGGCGTGATGACGGTGATTTTAATGTTGGTCTCGGCCATGATGACCTCCATTTCGATTACACGCGAAAAAGAAATGGGCACTATGGAAGTCCTTTTGGTTTCGCCCATAAAACCCTTTCAAGTCGTTATAGGTAAAGTTTTTCCATACATTTTTCTATCGATAATCAATGCGACAATCATTTTACTTTTGGGCGTTTTTGTCTTCAAAATGCCCATTGAAGGAAGTTTGCTTTTATTGGCATTAGAAAGCATTTTATTCATCATCACAGCATTGTCACTAGGGATTTTAATCTCTACGATTGCTCAATCACAACAAACCGCCATGATGTTTTCGTTAGCGGGATTAATGCTTCCTGTAATCATATTGTCGGGGTTTATATTCCCCATTTCGAGTATGCCGCTACCACTCCAAATCATGAGTAACATCATCCCCGCCAAGTGGTTCATCATCATTATCAAAGCCATCATGCTCAAAGGAGCCACCATTTATACCATCTGGAAAGAGACCTTAATTCTGATTGGCATGACAGTGTTTTTTATAGCAGTAAGCGTCAAAAAATATAAAATTAGACTGGAATAG
- a CDS encoding ABC transporter ATP-binding protein has translation MSQEKIITVNKLTKEFGNFTAVDSISFDVYKGEIFGFLGANGAGKTTAMKMLIGISKPSSGEALVAGFDVKTHAEMVKKSIGYMSQKFSMYDDLTIKENITFFGGIYGLSRAQIKEKTVQLIQDLELQEVANKLVKSLPQGWKQKLSFSVALLHEPKIVFLDEPTGGVDPITRRQFWEMIYAEAHKGTTVFITTHYMDEAEYCDRVSIMVEGKIEALDSPKNLKQKYNVDSMNDVFLKLARNVEAP, from the coding sequence ATGAGCCAAGAAAAAATCATAACCGTAAACAAGCTCACCAAAGAATTTGGCAACTTTACAGCAGTCGACAGTATTTCTTTTGATGTGTACAAAGGAGAGATTTTCGGTTTTCTGGGTGCCAATGGAGCTGGAAAAACAACGGCTATGAAAATGCTTATCGGAATTTCGAAACCCAGTTCGGGTGAAGCTCTCGTAGCTGGATTTGATGTAAAAACACATGCCGAAATGGTCAAAAAAAGTATTGGGTATATGAGTCAAAAATTCTCGATGTATGACGATTTGACCATCAAAGAAAACATCACTTTCTTTGGCGGAATCTATGGCTTGTCCCGTGCTCAAATCAAAGAAAAAACAGTTCAATTAATTCAGGATCTAGAACTACAGGAAGTCGCCAATAAGTTGGTTAAATCCTTGCCACAAGGTTGGAAACAAAAACTTTCCTTTTCGGTTGCATTGCTGCACGAACCCAAAATAGTTTTTCTGGACGAACCCACAGGAGGTGTTGACCCCATAACAAGAAGGCAATTCTGGGAAATGATTTACGCCGAAGCACACAAAGGTACCACTGTATTTATCACCACGCATTATATGGATGAAGCCGAATATTGTGACCGAGTATCGATTATGGTCGAAGGAAAAATAGAAGCCCTCGACAGTCCGAAAAATTTAAAACAAAAATACAATGTTGATTCTATGAATGATGTTTTCCTAAAACTCGCTAGAAATGTAGAAGCCCCCTAA
- a CDS encoding ABC transporter ATP-binding protein, producing the protein MSITVQNISKSYNKIKAVDALSFEVSEGEIFGLIGPDGAGKTTLFRILTTLLFANEGTASVAGFDVVKQYKSIRNCVGYMPGKFSLYQDLSVEENLTFFATLFGTTIQENYDLIKDIYIQIEPFKNRRAGALSGGMKQKLALCCALIHKPKVLFLDEPTTGVDPVSRKEFWQMLKRLQQKGITILVSTPYMDEAALCDRIALIQKGQILKIDSPQNIIEKYEKTIYDVRAKNTYQLLLDLKNYPSQYSVYAFGESIHYTDKETEFDPDALMNYLEEKKHIEVAIRIIKPTIEDVFMDL; encoded by the coding sequence ATGAGCATCACCGTCCAAAATATTTCCAAGTCGTACAACAAGATAAAAGCCGTTGATGCCCTCTCTTTTGAAGTAAGTGAAGGGGAAATATTTGGTCTCATTGGTCCTGACGGCGCTGGAAAAACGACACTTTTCAGGATATTGACCACGTTGCTTTTTGCCAATGAAGGAACTGCATCCGTAGCGGGTTTTGACGTTGTAAAACAATACAAATCGATTCGGAATTGTGTGGGCTATATGCCGGGTAAATTCTCCTTGTATCAAGATTTATCTGTCGAAGAAAATCTGACTTTTTTTGCGACGCTTTTTGGAACCACCATTCAAGAAAATTACGATTTGATCAAAGATATTTACATTCAAATAGAACCTTTTAAAAACCGAAGAGCTGGTGCGCTTTCGGGTGGAATGAAACAAAAACTGGCTTTGTGTTGTGCTTTAATTCATAAACCAAAAGTTCTATTTCTGGACGAACCTACAACTGGAGTAGATCCCGTTTCCCGAAAAGAATTTTGGCAAATGCTCAAGCGATTGCAACAAAAAGGAATTACGATATTGGTTTCAACACCCTACATGGACGAGGCTGCTTTGTGTGACCGAATTGCTTTGATCCAAAAAGGACAAATCTTAAAAATTGATTCCCCTCAAAACATCATCGAGAAATACGAGAAAACCATTTATGATGTGAGAGCCAAAAACACATATCAGCTCCTACTCGATTTAAAAAATTATCCGAGTCAGTACAGCGTTTATGCCTTTGGGGAATCGATTCATTATACTGACAAGGAAACAGAATTTGATCCTGATGCATTAATGAATTATTTAGAAGAAAAAAAACATATAGAGGTAGCAATCCGAATCATAAAACCAACCATAGAAGATGTTTTTATGGATTTGTAA
- a CDS encoding HlyD family secretion protein, which yields MKHLITILLLTSLFSCNSNDSKADGYGNFEATEVTISAEANGKLEYLNLEEGDIIQSNTLVGLVDTTQLHYNKQQLLASKETVYSKSANVLSQISILQAQLKTALIEQKRIQNMFAENAATKRQVDEIEGKIAVIKEQIKGVQTQNAPILNEIASLDVQIEKTNDQIKKSKIINPIQATVLAKYAEPNEITSFGKPIYKIANLGLMTLRVYISETQLPQIKLNQKVTVKIDNGSEMKSYPGTISWISSVAEFTPKIIQTKEERVNLVYAVKVEVKNDGSLKIGMPAEMWITP from the coding sequence ATGAAACATCTAATTACAATATTACTCTTAACAAGTCTATTTTCGTGCAATAGCAACGACAGCAAAGCCGATGGTTATGGCAATTTTGAAGCAACTGAAGTTACCATTTCGGCTGAAGCCAATGGAAAACTGGAGTATTTAAATCTCGAAGAAGGTGACATAATACAGTCAAATACTTTGGTAGGATTGGTAGATACTACGCAATTGCATTACAACAAGCAACAACTTTTGGCCTCAAAAGAAACGGTGTATTCTAAATCGGCCAATGTTTTATCCCAAATCAGCATCTTGCAAGCACAACTCAAAACAGCTTTGATAGAACAAAAAAGGATTCAGAATATGTTTGCCGAAAATGCAGCCACCAAACGCCAAGTAGATGAAATAGAAGGAAAAATAGCGGTTATAAAGGAGCAAATAAAAGGGGTTCAAACCCAAAATGCCCCCATTCTAAACGAAATTGCTTCGCTTGATGTTCAAATCGAAAAGACAAATGACCAAATTAAAAAAAGTAAAATCATCAATCCTATCCAGGCGACCGTTTTGGCAAAATATGCCGAACCCAATGAGATTACCTCCTTTGGAAAACCAATTTATAAAATAGCCAATCTTGGTCTAATGACTTTACGGGTATACATTAGTGAAACACAACTTCCTCAAATAAAGCTGAATCAAAAAGTAACCGTAAAAATTGATAATGGAAGCGAAATGAAATCGTATCCGGGAACCATTTCTTGGATTTCATCGGTAGCTGAGTTTACGCCAAAAATCATTCAAACTAAAGAAGAAAGAGTCAACTTGGTTTATGCCGTAAAAGTCGAAGTGAAAAATGATGGAAGTCTTAAAATAGGAATGCCTGCCGAAATGTGGATAACCCCCTAA
- a CDS encoding TolC family protein, whose protein sequence is MRTSTYTFTLLFLVSFFVQAQQKITLENCYSLVRQNYPTAKQIDLLQQKSDYEVNALQTGKLPKIDLNAQGTYQNQVTEIPNPFVSPLNKDQYKATLDVNQLLYNGGLIDANTKLKEAQTETQQQQVEVNLYQLKSRINQLFFSISLLQERKDLLITKQKQLDSKIKEVKSGIQFGAILPASEKVLEAENLKIKQQLSEIQFDKKKLFENLSALTYSNISETTTLEKPIIASETNTTINRPELKYFELQHQQIEASKSIVAKNNLPKLNAFGIAGYGNPGLNMVENSFEPILMVGLKANWNVFDWNKSKSEKEALSVSADIVATEKETFLLNNNIQLQEISAEIQKSEANIATDTEIITLREYVEKSASSQLKNGVITASEYLTEFTNLFEAKNSQKIHEIQLELAKANYQVTKGSL, encoded by the coding sequence ATGAGAACTTCAACATATACCTTTACCCTTCTATTTCTAGTATCCTTTTTTGTACAAGCGCAGCAAAAAATAACATTGGAAAATTGTTATTCTCTGGTGCGTCAAAATTATCCAACAGCCAAACAAATCGATTTGTTACAGCAAAAATCCGATTATGAGGTCAATGCTTTGCAAACCGGTAAACTGCCAAAAATTGATTTGAATGCACAGGGAACCTACCAAAACCAAGTGACCGAAATCCCAAACCCTTTTGTAAGCCCCCTAAATAAAGACCAATACAAAGCCACTCTTGATGTGAATCAGTTATTATATAATGGTGGATTGATTGATGCTAATACCAAACTCAAAGAAGCGCAAACCGAAACCCAGCAACAACAAGTCGAGGTCAATTTATACCAACTCAAATCTAGAATCAATCAGTTGTTTTTTTCTATTTCCCTTTTGCAAGAGCGAAAAGATCTTTTGATCACCAAACAAAAACAATTAGATTCAAAAATAAAAGAGGTGAAATCGGGCATTCAATTTGGCGCCATTTTACCAGCTTCCGAAAAAGTATTAGAAGCCGAAAATTTAAAAATAAAACAACAACTTTCAGAAATTCAATTCGATAAGAAAAAACTATTCGAGAATCTTTCTGCCTTAACCTATTCCAATATTTCAGAAACAACTACTTTAGAAAAACCAATAATTGCTTCTGAAACCAATACCACTATAAATCGTCCTGAATTAAAATATTTCGAATTGCAACATCAGCAAATAGAAGCTTCAAAAAGCATAGTTGCCAAAAACAATCTACCCAAATTAAACGCCTTTGGAATTGCTGGTTATGGAAATCCAGGATTGAATATGGTTGAAAATTCATTTGAACCTATTCTAATGGTTGGTTTAAAAGCCAATTGGAATGTATTTGATTGGAATAAATCGAAATCCGAAAAGGAAGCACTGTCCGTTTCCGCTGACATTGTCGCTACCGAAAAAGAAACTTTCTTGCTCAATAACAACATTCAATTACAGGAAATCAGTGCTGAAATTCAAAAATCAGAAGCCAACATTGCAACCGATACCGAAATAATCACACTACGAGAATATGTAGAAAAATCGGCCAGTTCACAATTAAAAAACGGCGTCATTACCGCCTCCGAATATTTGACCGAATTTACCAATTTGTTTGAAGCCAAAAACAGTCAAAAAATTCACGAAATACAATTGGAACTCGCCAAAGCCAATTATCAAGTTACAAAAGGAAGCCTTTAG
- a CDS encoding TetR/AcrR family transcriptional regulator — MTTEEKIFNAARIVFQKKGFSGARMQEIADEAGINKAMLHYCYKNKQLLFEAVFMNAFSQLAPQINEIFNSEDTVFEKIRKFTHSYISFVILNPYLPPFVIQEMNNNPEFVLKFLNHKNRPNPTPLLAQIEREIASGIIKPMNPKQLLLDIFSMTVFPFAAKMMVRGIIQLSETEFDEMMEERKTSIAETIINSIKK, encoded by the coding sequence ATGACAACCGAAGAAAAAATATTCAATGCCGCCAGAATAGTGTTCCAAAAAAAAGGATTCTCTGGCGCTCGCATGCAAGAAATCGCGGATGAAGCTGGTATTAACAAAGCCATGTTGCATTATTGTTATAAAAACAAACAATTGCTTTTTGAAGCGGTGTTCATGAATGCTTTCTCTCAACTGGCACCACAGATTAATGAGATATTTAATTCAGAGGATACGGTTTTTGAAAAAATTAGAAAATTTACCCATAGCTATATATCGTTCGTCATTCTCAATCCCTACTTGCCACCATTTGTCATTCAGGAAATGAACAACAATCCCGAATTCGTACTGAAATTTCTAAATCATAAAAACCGTCCCAACCCTACTCCATTATTAGCCCAAATAGAAAGAGAAATAGCCAGCGGAATTATAAAACCAATGAACCCTAAACAACTTCTTTTGGATATTTTTTCAATGACCGTTTTTCCTTTTGCAGCCAAAATGATGGTACGAGGCATTATTCAGCTTTCAGAAACTGAATTCGACGAAATGATGGAGGAACGAAAAACGAGCATAGCCGAAACGATTATTAATTCGATAAAAAAATGA
- a CDS encoding DUF6132 family protein yields MTQKAIIITGIGIVVGAMGGYLYYHFVGCASGSCAITSKPVNSTLYGSLLGGLLFNIFVKEERK; encoded by the coding sequence ATGACCCAGAAAGCGATCATTATCACGGGCATCGGAATTGTCGTTGGTGCCATGGGCGGCTATTTGTATTATCACTTCGTGGGATGTGCGTCGGGCAGTTGTGCCATAACCTCAAAACCGGTAAACTCGACACTTTACGGCAGTTTACTAGGTGGATTATTGTTTAATATATTTGTGAAAGAAGAAAGAAAATAG
- the trxA gene encoding thioredoxin, translating into MSNFNNIIQSDKPVLVDFFATWCGPCQTLAPILKQVKDNLGERISIIKIDVDKNQQIASQYQVRGVPTMILFQNGKQLWRQSGVLGATDLIKVIVEKSNS; encoded by the coding sequence ATGAGCAATTTCAACAACATTATTCAATCCGACAAACCAGTTTTGGTTGATTTTTTTGCCACTTGGTGCGGGCCTTGTCAAACATTGGCTCCCATTTTAAAACAAGTCAAAGACAATTTGGGTGAACGCATTTCCATCATCAAAATTGATGTGGACAAGAACCAACAAATCGCTTCGCAGTACCAAGTTCGTGGAGTTCCTACTATGATTCTTTTCCAAAACGGAAAGCAATTATGGAGACAATCGGGAGTTTTGGGCGCTACTGATTTAATTAAAGTAATTGTAGAAAAAAGCAACTCATGA